In one Pseudomonas sp. 31-12 genomic region, the following are encoded:
- a CDS encoding ribonucleotide-diphosphate reductase subunit beta encodes MLSWDEFDKEDSGETVVKGANAGHATEANMDRLDTAGGVAAQEARAVTATDSAAIARAKAALDNLDIAEGLAELEGASARVAVDEKRMINCRADLNQLVPFKYDWAWQKYLDGCANHWMPQEVNMTADIALWKDPEGLTDDERRIVMRNLGFFSTADSLVANNLVLAVYRLITNPECRQYILRQAFEEAIHTHAYQYCIESLAMDEGEIFNMYHEIPSVAKKATWGLKYTRSISDPKFETGTVETDKELLRNLIAYYCVLEGIFFYCGFTQILSMGRRNKMTGVAEQFQYILRDESMHLNFGIDVINQIKIENPHLWDAEMKEEASQMILQGTQLEIEYARDTMPRGVLGMNAAMMEDYLKFIANRRLSQIGLKEEYPGTTNPFPWMSEIMDLKKEKNFFETRVIEYQTGGALSWD; translated from the coding sequence GGTGTCGCCGCTCAAGAAGCTCGCGCCGTCACCGCGACTGACTCTGCCGCTATCGCCCGTGCCAAAGCTGCCCTGGACAACCTCGACATCGCCGAAGGCCTCGCCGAACTCGAAGGCGCCTCCGCCCGTGTCGCCGTCGACGAAAAGCGCATGATCAACTGCCGCGCCGACCTCAACCAACTCGTACCCTTCAAGTACGACTGGGCCTGGCAGAAATACCTGGACGGCTGCGCAAACCACTGGATGCCGCAAGAAGTCAACATGACCGCCGACATCGCCCTCTGGAAAGACCCGGAAGGCCTGACCGACGACGAGCGCCGCATCGTGATGCGCAACCTCGGCTTCTTCTCCACCGCCGACTCCCTGGTTGCCAACAACCTGGTCCTGGCCGTGTACCGCCTGATCACCAACCCGGAATGCCGCCAGTACATCCTGCGCCAGGCGTTCGAAGAGGCGATCCACACCCACGCCTACCAGTACTGCATCGAATCGTTGGCCATGGATGAAGGCGAGATCTTCAACATGTACCACGAGATCCCATCGGTCGCGAAAAAAGCCACCTGGGGCCTCAAATACACCCGTTCGATCTCCGATCCGAAGTTCGAAACCGGCACCGTCGAAACCGACAAAGAGCTGCTGCGCAACCTGATCGCCTACTACTGCGTTCTGGAAGGCATCTTCTTCTACTGCGGCTTCACCCAGATCCTCTCCATGGGCCGCCGCAACAAAATGACCGGCGTCGCCGAGCAGTTCCAGTACATCCTGCGCGACGAATCCATGCACCTGAACTTCGGCATCGACGTGATCAACCAGATCAAAATCGAAAACCCACACCTGTGGGATGCCGAGATGAAGGAAGAAGCTTCGCAGATGATTCTGCAAGGCACTCAGCTGGAAATCGAATACGCACGCGACACCATGCCTCGCGGCGTGTTGGGCATGAATGCGGCGATGATGGAGGACTATCTGAAGTTCATCGCTAACCGTCGTCTGTCGCAGATTGGGTTGAAGGAAGAGTATCCGGGGACTACGAATCCGTTCCCTTGGATGAGCGAGATTATGGACTTGAAGAAAGAGAAGAATTTCTTTGAGACTCGGGTTATTGAATACCAAACCGGTGGTGCGCTTAGCTGGGATTGA